One part of the Bacillota bacterium genome encodes these proteins:
- a CDS encoding 16S rRNA (uracil(1498)-N(3))-methyltransferase yields the protein MKRLVVAGHFAPGEAVPLSQEQLHYLQTVLRLSPGDKFVLIDQQGQGYLAVLQSEHCHLEMTAAIADNEPQIDVELCLPLLKGDKLEWVIQKSVELGVQRIVLYSAARSVVKVTGSFQRKLARWQTIAVNAVQQCRRTRIPEIVGMKNLEQLPGGDRLSLFAWEEAKDPGLSRLTASVTGALRILVGPEGGLTEEEAEILTQAGWQQVSLGPRILRAETAAIAMLTCVLFAAGELG from the coding sequence ATGAAACGCTTGGTAGTTGCAGGACATTTCGCGCCCGGAGAAGCGGTTCCGCTTTCTCAGGAGCAGCTGCATTATTTGCAGACAGTGCTGCGCCTTAGTCCCGGGGACAAGTTTGTTTTGATTGATCAGCAAGGCCAAGGATACTTGGCTGTTCTCCAGTCTGAACATTGCCATTTGGAGATGACAGCTGCAATTGCCGATAATGAGCCGCAGATCGATGTCGAGTTATGCTTACCGCTGCTAAAAGGTGATAAACTGGAATGGGTTATCCAGAAAAGTGTTGAATTGGGAGTGCAAAGGATTGTTCTTTACTCCGCTGCCCGTAGTGTTGTCAAGGTGACGGGGAGTTTCCAACGCAAGCTGGCCCGATGGCAGACAATCGCTGTCAACGCTGTGCAGCAGTGTCGACGTACCCGGATACCGGAGATCGTTGGGATGAAGAATTTGGAACAATTGCCTGGCGGTGACCGTCTGTCTCTGTTCGCATGGGAGGAGGCCAAAGATCCCGGGCTGTCCCGTTTGACAGCTTCTGTTACCGGCGCCCTAAGAATTCTCGTGGGCCCCGAGGGCGGGCTTACCGAAGAAGAAGCAGAGATTTTGACCCAGGCTGGCTGGCAGCAGGTGAGTCTGGGGCCACGAATATTGCGGGCCGAAACTGCTGCCATTGCCATGTTAACCTGTGTGCTCTTTGCTGCAGGCGAATTGGGGTGA